One window from the genome of Lasioglossum baleicum chromosome 9, iyLasBale1, whole genome shotgun sequence encodes:
- the LOC143212130 gene encoding uncharacterized protein LOC143212130: MNSGHVNRHNLHYWAVENPNWMRCVPFQHRWSLNVWCGLIGDFVIGPYFFQGTITSASYCDFLKNHLPALLEDVPLHVRREMWFQQDGAPPHFAIITSQFLNEKFGNKWIGRGGPRQLAPRSPDLTPLDFFLWGYVKDKVMFEPPTTKEHMKQRIRDACASVTPEMLKNVRTTLMFRVNKCLQARGGHFEHLI, encoded by the coding sequence ATGAATTCAGGGCATGTAAATAGACATAATCTGCATTATTGGGCCGTGGAAAACCCAAATTGGATGCGATGTGTTCCCTTTCAACATCGATGGTCTTTAAATGTTTGGTGTGGCCTAATAGGAGATTTTGTGATTGGACCTTATTTTTTTCAAGGAACTATAACATCTGCAAGTTATTGTGATTTCTTAAAAAATCATTTGCCTGCGCTTTTGGAAGATGTGCCACTGCACGTTAGAAGAGAAATGTGGTTCCAACAAGACGGCGCTCCTCCACATTTTGCAATCATCACCAGTCAATTTTTGAACGAAAAATTTGGGAACAAATGGATAGGTCGTGGGGGACCTCGTCAATTGGCTCCTCGATCCCCCGATCTAACACCATTAGATTTTTTCTTATGGGGATATGTAAAGGACAAAGTTATGTTTGAACCACCGACGACAAAAGAGCATATGAAACAAAGAATACGTGACGCTTGCGCTTCAGTGACTCCcgaaatgttaaaaaatgttaGAACAACTTTGATGTTTCGAgtaaataaatgtttacaaGCCCGTGGtggacattttgaacatttaatttaa